Proteins from a single region of Gambusia affinis linkage group LG12, SWU_Gaff_1.0, whole genome shotgun sequence:
- the LOC122840657 gene encoding Golgi reassembly-stacking protein 2-like isoform X2, with the protein MGASQSVEIPGGGSEGYHVLRVQENSPGHRAGLEPFFDFIVSINNNRLNKDNDTLKDLLKANVEKPVKMLVYSSKTLELRETTVTPSNLWGGQGLLGVSIRFCSFEGANENVWHVLEVEPNSPAALAGLRPHTDYIIGADTVMNESEDLFSLIESHEGKGLKLYVYNTDTDNCREVVITPNGSWGGEGSLGCGIGYGYLHRIPTRPFEEGKKISFPANSSTEPVSPLKDGFTEVQLSAVTPPSSTPVVSSGLEDALSGLSISSAPPTIPSLPTVPLFPSTSSSSFTSLPPLNPAAASFNPATTLPGLMPLPGGLPPLPNLPNLNLPLPDLGAISLATSSSIPTAAGTTVPSLAQLPPLSLPGLGQFPPLLPNPSLPFVPASSVAGSVTVTATPATVPAAIATTEADATEPSAPTDTTLPPS; encoded by the exons GTTCAGGAGAACTCACCAGGGCACCGGGCAGGACTGGAGCCTTTCTTTGACTTTATCGTCTCcatcaacaacaacagattG AACAAAGACAATGACACCTTGAAGGACTTGCTCAAGGCCAACGTGGAGAAACCAGTAAAGATGCTGGTGTACTCGTCAAAGACCCTGGAGCTGCGGGAGACCACGGTGACTCCCAGCAACCTGTGGGGCGGCCAGGGTTTGCTCGGGGTGTCCATCCGCTTCTGCAGCTTCGAAGGGGCCAACGAGAACGTGTGGCACGTCTTG gaagtggagccCAACTCCCCGGCGGCCCTCGCCGGCCTGCGGCCGCACACCGACTACATCATCGGAGCCGACACGGTTATGAATGAG TCAGAGGACCTGTTCTCTCTGATAGAGAGCCACGAGGGAAAGGGCCTGAAGCTCTACGTCtacaacacagacacagacaacTGCAGGGAGGTGGTCATAACGCCCAACGGATCCTGGGGAGGCGAGGGCAG CCTTGGATGCGGGATCGGCTACGGATACCTCCACAGGATTCCCACCCGTCCCTTTGAGGAAGGGAAGAAGATCAGCTTCCCTGCAAACTCTTCCACAGAGCCAGTCAGTCCCCTGAAAGACGGATTCACGGAG GTCCAGCTCTCGGCTGTAACTCCTCCTTCCTCCACGCCCGTCGTCTCATCCGGCCTTGAAGATGCTCTGTCCGGCCTGTCCATCAGCTCCGCTCCGCCCACCATCCCTA gcTTGCCCACGGTCCCTCTCTTCCCCTCcacctccagctcctccttcaCTTCCCTCCCTCCACTGAATCCTGCCGCCGCCAGTTTTAACCCGGCCACAACGCTACCAG GTCTCATGCCTCTCCCAGGAGGGCTGCCTCCACTCCCCAACCTCCCCAACCTGAACCTGCCGCTCCCGGACCTCGGCGCCATCTCCCTGGCAACCTCCAGCTCCATACCCACAGCAGCAGGAACGACAG TGCCCTCTCTGGCTCAGCTGCCCCCCCTGTCCCTACCAGGTCTGGGTCAGTTCCCTCCCCTGCTCCCCAACCCCTCTCTGCCCTTCGTGCCCGCCTCTAGCGTCGCCGGCTCCGTCACTGTCACGGCGACGCCCGCGACCGTCCCGGCCGCCATCGCCACCACAGAGGCCGACGCCACAGAACCCTCGGCCCCCACGGATACAACACTACCGCCGTCGTAA
- the LOC122840657 gene encoding Golgi reassembly-stacking protein 2-like isoform X1: MGASQSVEIPGGGSEGYHVLRVQENSPGHRAGLEPFFDFIVSINNNRLNKDNDTLKDLLKANVEKPVKMLVYSSKTLELRETTVTPSNLWGGQGLLGVSIRFCSFEGANENVWHVLEVEPNSPAALAGLRPHTDYIIGADTVMNESEDLFSLIESHEGKGLKLYVYNTDTDNCREVVITPNGSWGGEGSLGCGIGYGYLHRIPTRPFEEGKKISFPANSSTEPVSPLKDGFTEVQLSAVTPPSSTPVVSSGLEDALSGLSISSAPPTIPSELQTGLPTVPLFPSTSSSSFTSLPPLNPAAASFNPATTLPGLMPLPGGLPPLPNLPNLNLPLPDLGAISLATSSSIPTAAGTTVPSLAQLPPLSLPGLGQFPPLLPNPSLPFVPASSVAGSVTVTATPATVPAAIATTEADATEPSAPTDTTLPPS, translated from the exons GTTCAGGAGAACTCACCAGGGCACCGGGCAGGACTGGAGCCTTTCTTTGACTTTATCGTCTCcatcaacaacaacagattG AACAAAGACAATGACACCTTGAAGGACTTGCTCAAGGCCAACGTGGAGAAACCAGTAAAGATGCTGGTGTACTCGTCAAAGACCCTGGAGCTGCGGGAGACCACGGTGACTCCCAGCAACCTGTGGGGCGGCCAGGGTTTGCTCGGGGTGTCCATCCGCTTCTGCAGCTTCGAAGGGGCCAACGAGAACGTGTGGCACGTCTTG gaagtggagccCAACTCCCCGGCGGCCCTCGCCGGCCTGCGGCCGCACACCGACTACATCATCGGAGCCGACACGGTTATGAATGAG TCAGAGGACCTGTTCTCTCTGATAGAGAGCCACGAGGGAAAGGGCCTGAAGCTCTACGTCtacaacacagacacagacaacTGCAGGGAGGTGGTCATAACGCCCAACGGATCCTGGGGAGGCGAGGGCAG CCTTGGATGCGGGATCGGCTACGGATACCTCCACAGGATTCCCACCCGTCCCTTTGAGGAAGGGAAGAAGATCAGCTTCCCTGCAAACTCTTCCACAGAGCCAGTCAGTCCCCTGAAAGACGGATTCACGGAG GTCCAGCTCTCGGCTGTAACTCCTCCTTCCTCCACGCCCGTCGTCTCATCCGGCCTTGAAGATGCTCTGTCCGGCCTGTCCATCAGCTCCGCTCCGCCCACCATCCCTAGTGAGCTGCAGACGG gcTTGCCCACGGTCCCTCTCTTCCCCTCcacctccagctcctccttcaCTTCCCTCCCTCCACTGAATCCTGCCGCCGCCAGTTTTAACCCGGCCACAACGCTACCAG GTCTCATGCCTCTCCCAGGAGGGCTGCCTCCACTCCCCAACCTCCCCAACCTGAACCTGCCGCTCCCGGACCTCGGCGCCATCTCCCTGGCAACCTCCAGCTCCATACCCACAGCAGCAGGAACGACAG TGCCCTCTCTGGCTCAGCTGCCCCCCCTGTCCCTACCAGGTCTGGGTCAGTTCCCTCCCCTGCTCCCCAACCCCTCTCTGCCCTTCGTGCCCGCCTCTAGCGTCGCCGGCTCCGTCACTGTCACGGCGACGCCCGCGACCGTCCCGGCCGCCATCGCCACCACAGAGGCCGACGCCACAGAACCCTCGGCCCCCACGGATACAACACTACCGCCGTCGTAA